The following are encoded in a window of Lactobacillus panisapium genomic DNA:
- the rplS gene encoding 50S ribosomal protein L19, with translation MDPLIQELTKEQLRDDIPDFRAGDTVRVHVRVVEGSHERIQMFEGVVIKRKGAGIAATYTVRKIASGVGVERTFPVNDPRVAKVEVLRHGRVRRAKLYYLRERHGKSARIAEKRR, from the coding sequence ATGGATCCATTAATTCAAGAATTGACTAAAGAACAATTACGTGATGATATTCCTGACTTCCGTGCTGGTGACACAGTTCGTGTTCACGTACGTGTTGTTGAAGGTAGTCATGAACGTATTCAGATGTTTGAGGGTGTCGTAATCAAGCGTAAGGGTGCAGGCATTGCTGCTACATACACTGTTCGTAAGATTGCTTCTGGTGTTGGTGTTGAACGTACCTTCCCAGTTAACGACCCTCGTGTAGCTAAAGTTGAAGTATTACGTCACGGTCGTGTTCGTCGTGCTAAACTTTACTACTTACGTGAACGTCACGGTAAATCTGCAAGAATTGCGGAAAAACGTCGTTAA